The nucleotide sequence CGAAGGACTATCCTGGCTTCCCTGGCCAGTCACATTGACGATGAGACAATGCGAGAATGTATTTTTCATTGCCTGAAATCGCCCTGCATGTTCATTTTCTTGCGATAGACACTACTTCCTTGCCTACCTACAGCCTTGACTGAGAACGTCCCATCTTCAGCAGTTTACCGGTAGGTGCAGACTACGCTGGTTACCTCATGCGAGGGACCATCCTCTGAAAATAATGTTTACGTTTCGAGTCTCACTTTGTTTGATCCGACTGGATTAGGCTACTTCTATTACTACCTTAGTCTTGGTATTTCGTGAATCTACAGTACCTAAGTGATCAATTGAAACCGGACTGCTTGATCATTCAACTATGTGACGAAATCGGATAAACAAAGTCGAAGTGGGATTCAAACCCACGCACGAAATGGGTCAGTATACATTACCCGGTTCTACTTTGTACCTACTGTACTTGGTACAACAGGTACGACAGTCAAGGAAGGTAGGTCGCTTACCGGGATATCATGTCTCTGTCTGTCAGGAAGACAGAAGGGTCATAACTCGTCAAGTTTGAACTTCTTCAGAGCAAGATCCAACATTATGAGTCGGTCCATGCCAGCGAGTGACGGAAGTCGCGTGGAAAGTCTGTTGTTGTATGTTATCTGGATGGAGATCCGGCCTGGTTGTTTCCACTGAATCTTACTATGTAGTCGGGGCCGCGCCCCTCAATTAAATATCAGCTTGATGGATCCGACAACTTGGATTACCAACGCCCATTGGTTGGTGCCAAACTGGCCCCATTCTATTGGTTGCTAGCGCACATCCACCCCGGCCAGTGGAAGGAATTCACGATTCGCTACATGGAAGCTCGCCCCGCTGGTGGTTCCACGTTATAGCCAGTGCCAATCAGTATTCAGTGCATGCCAGTCTCGGCAGGCTTGCTACCATACCAGAAGCACAGGTAACAACGGCCGCTAGCAACGGCGCCCGGCCAAGTTCCTTCCGGCACCTACTACAATCAATGCATCAACAGAGCGCCTAACAGGGCTTCCTTACACCTCTTATCCTTTCGGAAGCTATTGTCTCCTTCACACTCGCTTCATTTTCGCCTCAGTCCGGACGATTGGACGGACAGGCTCTTGGTTTCTGGTCTTTTTCCGCTGCAAGCTATCAGACGAATTCATTTAATAGCCACCGATCGATCGTGCATCACCCACACTATTCATCCCGACCCAAGGCCAGCTGCAGTGGCTGGTACTAATCCCTTGGATGCGATGCCGTCCGTAACGCAACAAGAGCCGATGGTTTGCACCTCGAAGAAGCGGAGGCGAGGGGATGACGACGGCGCAGAGTCCGAAGAAAACCGGCATGTGTACAACTCAGCCGTACAATATAAGATAGCTACGTCCTTGCCCAGGCAGCACCACTACCACGCCGCCGACCGCGCCATTCTCGTGAGCGGTGGGCAAATTCTGCACCAAGACGAACATGCCCACAATACTTTCTTTGCGAGGAGAACATTGGTTCCACTTCAGGCCGCTACAAAGAGGGTTCGTATGGACGGCGAACCTACGGATGGGGATCACAATTTAACCCGAGACCAACATCGTCGGATAACGGTGGCTGCCCACACCCGCCAACCCAAAGTATCGCACATCTCTTCCAAAGACTACCAAGAAGCACTCCAGCAAACTAGCCACAACTCCCGGCCACACCCGCCCGCAAGATCGGCTTCAGCGCCAGCGCCTGCTACATCTACACTTGCGCCTTGTCACATCTGTCAACGACGACCGACGAAGAAATCGGACTTGGACTCTTTTGCCGACTGTGAGGGATGTGGGATGCGGACTTGTTATGTTTGCATTCGCGAGTGCCTGGGCTGGAGTAGGGGGGAAGCTGATAGTATCGACGACGAGTCGATGCGTATGGAAGACGTTGATGATCCAAGGGTATTCAACTGCATGGGAGGAAACGAGCACAGTGAATCTTCTCGCGCTTGGCCAAGACCAGGCATCTGGGGTCACCGCCAGATGGTATGCAGTCGTTGTTGCGTTGAGGAAGGCGCTGATGGAGATGTCATTTGTCTTGGATGCTTACAACGTTGAGGGGTTTGCTACAAGCAGCGCGTGTTGCGATGACACGTGTCGCGCTGCAGTGAAACTCATTCTCGATATGCAAGCCCTGACTACAGAATCCCACTGTAGCAAAGCCTGTTCACCGACACGATTTATCTTTCGCTCGACAACGGCCGCTCGAGGCTGCTACCAGCGTAAATTCTCGATCAGGGCAGGAGCGTGTGGGCCAACGGGACAGACAGGATAAAGCCCCCTTGGCCGATAGAAGGATGATAATGCTTCGACCGTGCTTAGACTTCACATTTCTGTGGATGTTTGCTATAACTATTCGAGTGGATCACATGGATTACAGTACATGGAAGGAATTCGGGGGATGGGTAAGCAAGCACGAAGCAGTACGTGATCCAGGAAAACTGGATGATTTCCACACCGGATGGTGGGCTCAATCATTCATAGAAATTGCATGTCCATAATGACTGGGATCAAATTACGAACCGGATAGGGGACACTGGCAAAGTGAACAAAGGATACTCAGGACTGGGAACAACTCCAATCATGAGGACTTAATGTATATAGCGGATCACGCACATTCGCCTGTCTAGGATCTCATCTAAAGATTCATGAAATCAAGTACCGCGATACCTGGGGAAGTGTGTCTAACTACTAGTACAACCAGTGCGTATCTGGGTTCCTGGCTAAAACTATGCGCCCGACGCCGTTTGCCGCGGGCCTTGATGCAAGCGATCTTTCCCAacgcaaagaaagaaaagaacgaTTAGTTGTACTGCATGTATGAGGCAGTAGAGTTGAACTTGAGGTTGCCCTTGATGACCTTCTCAACCGCGCTGAGGAAGTCCTTCTCCGTCGCCACCTTCCTCCTGGCCCTGATGGCAAACATACCGGCCTCTGTGCACACACTTCGGAGCTCGGCACCTGTGGCATTGGGGCAAAGGCGTGATATGAGCTCCCATCGGATGTCACGCTCGACCGACATGCTCTTGGCGTGGATCCTGAGAATGTTGGCACGCCCCTCAAGGTCGGGCAGAGAAAACTCGATCTTGCGGTCGATACGTCCAGGCCTCATCAGGGCGGGGTCGAGAGTGGAAGGCCTGTTGGTGGCAAACATGACCTTGATATTTCCACGAGCATCAAAACCATCAAGCTGGGTAATCAGCTCCAGCATAGTGCGCTGGACTTCGTTGTCACCACCGGCACCGTCGTCGAAACGTGCTCCACCAACAGCGTCGATTTCGTCGAAGAAGATAATGCATGCCTTTTTCGTCCTTGCCATTTCGAACAACTCTCGAACCATACGGGCGCCCTCACCCACGTACTTCTGCACCAGTTCGCTTCCGATGACGCGGATGAACGTAGCATCTGTCCTGTTTGCAACTGCCCGAGCGCACAACGTCTTTCCTGTTCCAGGAGGTCCGTAGAGCAATGCGCCCTTTGGCGGGTCGATACCGAGGTTCACGAATCGCTCTGGTGACAGCAGAGGCATCTCGACGACCTCACGAAGTTTCTCAACTTGCTCCTTGCAACCACCCACGTCACCGTAGGTTACGTCGGGTTTCTCCTCGACGGTCATCATGGTAACGCTGGCATCGATCTTGGGGGGCAAAGGCAGGAGGATCTGGTATTTGTTCCTGTCCACGCCAACACGCATCCCTTCCTCAATATCCGTCGGACTGACGCGCTCGCCAAGCTGCACGACGAACTTGGCGATCTGCTTGACGTTGATGACATATTTGCTCTTCGACTCGTCCTTTTCGTCCTGGATGATCTTGGTACACCGCGCTACCTGAAGCGGTTGCTCCTCCAACATCCGTTGTCGGTCGGCGGCTACATCCCAGAGATGTGGCGGCGCGAGTCCTGTGTCCGATTCCTGCGAGTTTATTAGCCACATCTAACCTTCGATTCAGGGCAAATCCAAGGCTGGAGCCTCCGCGAAGACCACACATACCTTGACACCGATCTTCTCGTCAACGCTCTGCTGCTTCTCTTTTATTTGTTGTTCCAGTTTCTTGAGGGCGGCACCATATGGTGCAGCGCCGTATGTCTTGAGAACCTGGATATCTCTATGTGGCGAGATGGATTAGATTCGAGGGACATGCAATTCCTGGCGGAACAAACAACAGGGCGCAACGAACTCATCGGAAAGAGGTGtgatcttcttctcctcgatCTCGTCATCTGCGAAGTTTTTCTGGTACTTTTCCCAGTTCTGACCCGTTGCGGAAGGCTATCAGGTAGTAGGGTTAGTATTGGAGTGGGCGGCGGGCAGCTATACATGGTTTGTGGGAACCGCATACCATGATGGCGTTGGGGATTGAGAATCCCGGGATCCGGTGGGAATGATGCGACGATCGGAAATTGGGTTTGCGTTTCGTTCCTGGATATCTACCGGTCGATGCAAGCTGCTCGGttgcgaggttttggtgAATAATTCAAATAGCTGGTGGTTGCAAGCGGCGGTATTGGTTGTTGTTTGGATGGTGCTTCGTGGACTCAAAGGTACGGCACCTTAGGTACAGTACGTCGTAATCAGTCCGTTGCCTTCAATGGGAGCTGCACGAGTTGGGATTGGCGGGCTGCTTTGCAAAGCGCACTCCTACCCTGTCCAATTGCAGGCTAGTGGCAGCTGCGGCTGTTGTAGGCGCTCGGCTGCTATTACCACGCCAGGTCCAACCTAAATAATTCAGGCCGTGAGTTTCAAAGCCACCACCGTGTCTGAGAGAAATCGTAGGGACTAGAGCTGCATTATCATAATTGAAACTGCTACATCGGCTGCCATAAAAAGTGGTGAGTAGAACATTCAAGCCAAAATTGTAATAAACTTGACCGTCGTTGCTTGGGCTTTGTTCAAGGGTGTGTGGCTAAGGCCGGTAGTGGAAGAACCTTTTCGGAgcttacaaaaaaaaagttggcgGGTCCTCAGCTCCAGCATCGCGGCGGGACGGGAGCAACGAATTCACATCAACCCCACCAGAGGCAAGCAGCAAGCACCGGCACCAGCAGTTATCCCCAGCATCCATCATATACCCAGCTGCGCGGGGAGATCGGTAGCTTGCAGGAGTTAGCACtcgcgatttttttttttcaaatatCTCTGTTGATCTTTTCATTTCGCGACGATGGCGACCACCGCACCAGCAGGAGCAAACACCGCCAACGCGGCTTTCCGGGTATGCGCCAGCCGCTGATGTACTGAAAGCGGTGCAgactgaaaaaaaagaggccaCAGCTAACGAAGACGCCAACAGGACAAGGAAAAACCGCTTGCTGTGCGCTCTTCCAATATCGTGGCTGCTCGAGGTATGAAGTCGCGAGTCTTGTCACCGCTACACTGAAGAGGGACAAACTGACAAATGGTTCTAATCCTGTTTTCCAGCTGTCGCCGATGCCATCAGGACATCTCTAGGCCCTCGTGGCATGGATAAGATGATTCGAAGCGGCAAGGGCGAAACGATCATCACAAATGACGGCAGCACAATGCTGAAAAGCATGTCCGTCATGCACCCAACGGCCAAGATGCTGGTTCAACTCTCTAATGCTCAGGACGTCGAGGCTGGAGACGGTACCACATCGGTTGTTGTCATCTGTGGCAGTCTTCTTGGTGCGGCTGACCGCCTCCTGTCCAAGGGCATTCATCCATCTGTCATATCCGAGTCCTTCCAaagggcggcagcagcctcgGTAGAGGTCCTCCATGAGATGTCACAACCTATCGCTCTTACAGACACCGCCGCCCTGCTTCAGGCAGCAAACACATCACTCTCATCCAAGATCGTATCGCAATACTCAGGCCTCCTGGGCCCCATGGCCGTCAACGCGGTCACCAAGACCATCGATCTCAAGGCTGCAGACAATGTTGACCTCAAAAACATTCGTATAATAAAGAGGGTCGGCGGGACCATCGAAGACAGCGAACTAGTTGACGGTGTTGTTTTGACGCAGCCTGTCTTGAAGAACGCCGGTGGTCCTATCAGGATGGAGAAGGCAAAGATTGGCCTGATTCAGTTCCAGCTGAGCCCTCCCAAGCCGGATGTACGTCCAAGAGTGTGTTCCCTTCTTGATTTTTCGTTTGGCTAATAAATATTTGTCAATATCCATAGATGGAGAACACTATCTCGGTCAACGACTACAGGCAAATGGACAAGATTGTCAAGGAGGAGCGTCTTTACCTGCTCAACCTGGTCAAGAAGATCAAGAAGTCCAAGTGCAATGTTCTTCTGATTCAAAAGTCTATTCTACGTGATGCGGTCAATGAGTTGTCTCTGCACTTCCTCGCCAAACTGAATATCCTGGCAATCAAAGATATTGAGAGGGACGAGGTTGAGTTTATTTGCAAGTCCACCGGCTGCAAGCCCATCGCCGATATCGACTCTTTCACCGAGGACAAGTTGGGCACGGCAGACCTGATCGAGGAGACGCAGTCCTCGGGCAGCAGGTTGGTGAAGATTACAGGCACCAAGTCGACAGGCAAGACGATCAGCGTGGTTGTGCGCGGCGCCAACTCGTTGATCCTTGACGAGGCAGAGCGATCGCTACACGATGCGTTGTGCGTGGTGCGTTGCTTGGTAAAGAAGAAGGCTTTGATTGCGGGCGGTGGCGCGGCGGAGATAGAGATCGCGGCCCAGTTGTCACGTCGCGCGCGTGAGCTTACTGGAACAGAGGCTATCTGTTGGAAGGCATTTGCGGATGCGCTGGAGGTGGTGCCTACAACACTGGCAGAAAACGCCGGCCTCAACAGCATCAAGGTTGTGACAGATCTGAGGCATCGTCACGAGATGGGCGAGAAGAATGCGGGGGTGAGCATCAAGTCAGGAGGCGTCAACTCCAACATTGCGAAGGAGAACGTACTGCAGCCTCTTCTTGTCAGCACGAGTGCCATTGAACTCGCTGCGGAGACTGTCAAGATGATTCTCCGCATTGACGACATTGCGCTCAGCAGGTAGACGGGAATAGAAGTCTTTAATTTCATTTGCGCCACATACCTCCCGATAGATAGTGGAGCGAGTCAATGCCAAAGTTCAGGCGCCAGGCATAGAAAAAAATGAAATCTCGATCATAGAATATGTACGGTTCACAGGCTGGAGAGGATCTCATTTGACTTTGGTCAAGGACTGTtctaaaaaaataaaaataaataaataaaaaaacaaaagaaaaaaaacacgggACGAGACAAGCATTTGCATCTGCTGGGCCAGCTGGGAACTATCTACTTGGTCGGTCGCACTTTGGCTGGAGTGCAGCACCTGTTGTATTCCCTAGCTTTGAGATGTTTTTAACCTGCGACACTCCCGAGGCTCGTGCCGACGGTGTTCGAAGTCTGGCTAAGGTCTGCAGCTCTGGAGTGGTATTGCACCTTTCGGTTGACCTGATATTATAAGCATCAGCGGAATAGGGTGGTCAAATGCCTTGTTCAGTAATCTACACGCCTTGACATACACGCCACTTGTTGATGCCGACCTATAACAATCGTGCTTGGCATTAGTAAATATCATAATGTTGCGGGAGTTGTCTCCTGATTTCTAAGACCAACAGTCAGTTCATTTTAGCGAAAATATGGGGTTTATGGATAACTAAGCTATATACTACTGAAAACGAGCCAGATAAAGTTCTTTATTGCGTATATCGGCTAAATTAAATTCTAGCCTAAATCCGGGTTCAGCGGATTTGTAGGTAAGCTATTGGGTGCACGTGCATTTTTTCCAATTAAATTTGGGCCCCATAACAACCTAAAGGGGAACCACTGTTGCCGACCCTGGCAACACCATTTACGATAAAATAATAAGcattaaataaaaaaaaatattaaataaaaataaatataACCGGACCAAATTTTTTAATCCCGATTAACGTTTTCCTCCttttaatttttataatatgcCCCTGGGGATTTTTTGTCCAcgctttgcttttttttaattttttaccAATTTTCAATTCGTTCCAAATCCCATTTTTCCAACCCGGTATCCGCATATTCCTTTTTCAAATCGAAACCGTAATTAAACACGTTTTTATATCCCGGAACCGACGTTAATATAATTCCTTTCCAAAATCGGATATAAATAATATAAATTTTGCGGGGTCGAAAACCAGGTTTTTCTGGGTCCACCAATTAtaatattattttattttcgaATTGTTAAACCACGTTTTTCGGAATTAATTATATTGGTTTaaatttatttttggataATTTTTGTCTATTCAAAAATTCCTGGATCTGGAACCTAATAGCGATATTAAaataatataataaaaaaaatcgtATATATTAAATATCGGCGGTTTTAAAATATCGGTAAATTGTTCGGTGCTAAAACTCTTTTTTGTCCGCCATATATTggtaaatattttttttaaatatttCCAGGTCCTGGATTTCCCGATTTTAAAAACGCGACGGAAAATCGTTTCGCTTTTGTCCCGAAATATTTAAAAATTAATGGAATTGTTCGTACCCCAACAAAACTTGGATTGGTAAATAACCCAAAATTGGAATAAACCTATTATTTAAAATAAGGACAATTTCGGGCAATTGGTAAACCcatttttccctttttttttaaatttccCAATTGCCTAACGTTTGATTTGGTTTTTAATAAATTTGACGACCGATTCCGAAAATCCCGTTAATTGGGGGAATAATATTAGCCCGAAATATATATTTATTCCCTAATTCGAAAAAAATTGTAATAATATTTTCGCATTAAAATACGGTTTATTATCGGTAAAAAATATTTTCGGCCATTTTATTATCGGTATTTAATATTTTTTCCATATTTCCGCTACGTTTATATTTCGGTTTAAATAAAACGCCgtaacaaaaataaaacggtTAAAATAATCGACCGCCAccaatatatattttttccCGGTATCCGCCGGAAAATTAATTGGTTCCAAAAAATCCATTCCCACCATCCGTATAGGGTATAtaatgtcacagacctgaaggacagccactgggctgtcgcttagtcatgacccctgtcacgtgaaggcgcgagggccgagcgcctcgcgcgcgtatatttacgcgaaatctctgcagtctccgatatgtagctcctcgagctacgtcttcgtcaacaaccacctgctaccctgtacctggaagactagatagccaatatactctgtcctgttacctgatcgcccgcacctacctgtccgccctgcctgcccgtgacatatAACCGctatttttttatatttttcccTAAAATTGCGAGGACCCAATTTTGCGCAAACAGGATATAATTAATATTTTTTCGTTACGTTTTTAAATTTCGTAAACCACCAAAATTTGCCTTTTAATTTGTTAAATATTTATATAACCGCGAAATATTTACAAATATTATAAATCCAGGCCGCCACCAATTTAAATTCCATAGgtaaaatatataaaaacaGGTTTTCGTTGTTTTCCATATAATATAATTTCCCATCCAGCATCCAAAAACGTATCGTTCGCCGGACCGCGTTTTTTTTCCTATTGGGGCTTATATAATCCAACCCCGAAAAACTTTTTAATATAATAATCGCCATATCGTTTAACCATTTCcaatttttttggttttaaaACCCAATTTGTCGGAAAATTGGACAAACCGCCAAATTTCCTTCTGTAATAATTTAAAAATTCCCAAAAGTAGGGTAATATCGATTACCATTAAAATTGGCAAATTGTAAAaaatttttggggtttttttattatttcggTGCGTGGAATTAACAGGTTTAAAATATTTCGACGGTtcgttggcggcggcggcggttttTGCCAATTCGGGTTTAATCGAAAAAAACCGTCGACCAATTGGATTATATTGGTATCGTTCGTTAAATAATATATTTCGATATTATATTTTGTAAACCGTTCGAAAAATGGTGTAAATTTCTCGTAAATTTTCCCCAAATTTTAAAACGATTgggtaataaaaaaataatttatataatattatACCGGAAATGGGTTTTTCGTTACTAACCATTTAATTTTATTAAATATTTTAAAAATCGCAAAAATTTCTTTTTTAGGGATTAAATATTTTAATTTAACATTAAAATAATTGTAGCTAATAAATATATTAATTTGAAAAATATCGTCCCCTTTTTTGTAACGTTTTCCTTTCGGTATTTGGAAAACCACGGCGCTTATACCCGTTACAAACGCATTTATCGCGATACAAATAAACCTTTCGTAAtttattatatataaaatatttttAATAACAATTAAACAAATATTGCGGattat is from Pyricularia oryzae 70-15 chromosome 2, whole genome shotgun sequence and encodes:
- a CDS encoding 26S protease regulatory subunit 7, with amino-acid sequence MPSATGQNWEKYQKNFADDEIEEKKITPLSDEDIQVLKTYGAAPYGAALKKLEQQIKEKQQSVDEKIGVKESDTGLAPPHLWDVAADRQRMLEEQPLQVARCTKIIQDEKDESKSKYVINVKQIAKFVVQLGERVSPTDIEEGMRVGVDRNKYQILLPLPPKIDASVTMMTVEEKPDVTYGDVGGCKEQVEKLREVVEMPLLSPERFVNLGIDPPKGALLYGPPGTGKTLCARAVANRTDATFIRVIGSELVQKYVGEGARMVRELFEMARTKKACIIFFDEIDAVGGARFDDGAGGDNEVQRTMLELITQLDGFDARGNIKVMFATNRPSTLDPALMRPGRIDRKIEFSLPDLEGRANILRIHAKSMSVERDIRWELISRLCPNATGAELRSVCTEAGMFAIRARRKVATEKDFLSAVEKVIKGNLKFNSTASYMQYN
- a CDS encoding T-complex protein 1 subunit delta, whose product is MATTAPAGANTANAAFRDKEKPLAVRSSNIVAARAVADAIRTSLGPRGMDKMIRSGKGETIITNDGSTMLKSMSVMHPTAKMLVQLSNAQDVEAGDGTTSVVVICGSLLGAADRLLSKGIHPSVISESFQRAAAASVEVLHEMSQPIALTDTAALLQAANTSLSSKIVSQYSGLLGPMAVNAVTKTIDLKAADNVDLKNIRIIKRVGGTIEDSELVDGVVLTQPVLKNAGGPIRMEKAKIGLIQFQLSPPKPDMENTISVNDYRQMDKIVKEERLYLLNLVKKIKKSKCNVLLIQKSILRDAVNELSLHFLAKLNILAIKDIERDEVEFICKSTGCKPIADIDSFTEDKLGTADLIEETQSSGSRLVKITGTKSTGKTISVVVRGANSLILDEAERSLHDALCVVRCLVKKKALIAGGGAAEIEIAAQLSRRARELTGTEAICWKAFADALEVVPTTLAENAGLNSIKVVTDLRHRHEMGEKNAGVSIKSGGVNSNIAKENVLQPLLVSTSAIELAAETVKMILRIDDIALSR